A genomic stretch from Pararhizobium sp. IMCC21322 includes:
- a CDS encoding lipoprotein-releasing ABC transporter permease subunit → MTELAPDFADAPNGTKPFSRFEWMLAGRYLRARRKEASISAIAGFSFAGIMLGVAALIIVMAVMNGFRTELLGKILGINGHMIIEPIDGPLNDFDDVTARLSKLESVRAAIPIVEGQVLASARENSRGVLVRGIQEADFQKLPAVLNNVLQGTLTGFDDGGGLAVGSRLAANLGLQLGDRMTLVSPRGAVTPMGVAPRVKAYPITAIFQLGMSEYDSTYVFMQQAEAQLYFNKNDTVSFIEVYLQDPDNVGIMRGPITEAAERPVFITDWQQRNATFFSALQVERNVMFIILTLIVLVAALNIISGLIMLVKDKGRDIAVLRTMGATRGAIMRIFFITGAAIGMFGTLAGFVLGTVVCLNIENIRQFLSRLTETELFSPELYFLSRLPADMDPSEVATVVLMALVLSFLATLYPAWRAARLDPVDALRYE, encoded by the coding sequence ATGACTGAACTGGCTCCAGATTTTGCAGATGCGCCTAACGGCACAAAACCATTCTCGCGGTTTGAGTGGATGTTGGCGGGTCGTTACTTGCGGGCGCGGCGCAAGGAAGCGTCCATTTCTGCAATCGCAGGCTTTTCATTTGCCGGCATCATGCTGGGGGTGGCGGCGCTTATTATCGTGATGGCCGTGATGAACGGATTTCGCACCGAACTGCTCGGCAAGATTTTGGGCATTAATGGGCACATGATTATTGAACCGATCGACGGCCCGTTAAATGATTTTGATGATGTCACGGCACGCTTGTCGAAGCTGGAATCTGTACGGGCTGCCATTCCAATCGTCGAAGGGCAGGTACTTGCCTCAGCGCGGGAAAACAGCAGGGGCGTCCTTGTACGCGGGATTCAGGAAGCAGACTTTCAAAAATTGCCAGCCGTTCTCAACAATGTGCTTCAGGGGACTTTGACAGGATTTGATGATGGCGGTGGCCTGGCCGTCGGGTCACGACTTGCAGCCAATCTGGGTCTTCAGTTGGGGGACCGGATGACGCTTGTCTCTCCCAGAGGCGCCGTGACGCCAATGGGCGTCGCGCCTCGGGTGAAGGCCTATCCGATCACAGCCATTTTCCAACTTGGCATGTCGGAATATGATTCAACCTATGTGTTCATGCAGCAGGCCGAAGCACAGCTCTATTTCAACAAGAATGACACAGTGTCCTTTATAGAGGTCTATCTGCAGGATCCGGATAATGTGGGCATTATGCGCGGCCCCATAACGGAAGCCGCTGAACGGCCTGTCTTCATCACCGATTGGCAACAACGCAACGCTACGTTCTTTTCGGCTCTTCAGGTGGAACGGAATGTGATGTTCATCATTCTTACTCTGATCGTTTTGGTCGCGGCACTGAACATCATTTCCGGGTTGATTATGCTGGTAAAGGACAAGGGCCGGGACATTGCTGTCCTGCGCACAATGGGCGCCACCCGTGGTGCGATCATGCGAATCTTTTTCATCACCGGCGCTGCCATCGGTATGTTCGGAACATTGGCCGGTTTTGTGCTGGGAACAGTGGTTTGCCTCAACATCGAAAACATCCGGCAGTTCTTGTCACGCCTGACGGAAACCGAATTGTTTTCACCGGAACTGTATTTCCTGAGCCGCTTGCCTGCGGACATGGATCCATCGGAGGTTGCTACAGTGGTCTTAATGGCACTGGTATTGTCATTTCTGGCAACATTGTATCCGGCATGGCGTGCTGCACGCCTCGACCCGGTGGACGCGCTTCGTTATGAATAA
- the mce gene encoding methylmalonyl-CoA epimerase — protein MLDRLNHVAIAVPDLQSASHQYKTTLGATISEPIEIPDQGVTVVFIELPNTKIELLEPLGEKSPIAGFLEKNPSGGIHHLCYEVDDILKARDKLQADGVRVLGDGEPKIGAHGKPVLFLHPKDFQGTLIELEEV, from the coding sequence ATGCTGGACCGCTTGAACCATGTCGCCATTGCTGTACCCGATCTGCAAAGTGCCTCGCACCAGTACAAAACGACACTGGGAGCGACCATCTCTGAGCCCATCGAAATCCCCGACCAGGGGGTAACGGTGGTTTTCATAGAACTGCCAAACACCAAGATTGAACTGCTCGAACCATTGGGTGAGAAATCCCCAATCGCCGGGTTCCTGGAGAAAAATCCATCGGGTGGCATTCACCACCTCTGCTACGAGGTGGATGATATTCTGAAGGCCCGCGACAAATTGCAGGCAGACGGCGTGCGTGTTCTGGGTGATGGTGAGCCGAAAATTGGAGCTCATGGAAAACCGGTGCTGTTTCTGCACCCGAAGGATTTTCAGGGTACGCTCATTGAATTGGAAGAGGTTTAG
- a CDS encoding DUF1467 family protein translates to MSFASGLAIYFIIWWLVLFVTLPFGVRSQHEGEDMALGTDRGAPIKASIGKKAIATTLISLAVFGAFYYARVVVGFGLDDIPFLPTF, encoded by the coding sequence ATGTCTTTTGCAAGTGGTCTTGCAATCTATTTCATCATCTGGTGGCTGGTGCTGTTTGTGACGCTTCCATTTGGTGTTCGCTCCCAACATGAGGGCGAGGATATGGCGCTTGGAACGGATCGGGGAGCCCCGATAAAAGCGAGCATTGGCAAAAAGGCCATCGCCACCACGCTTATTTCTTTGGCCGTGTTTGGCGCGTTTTACTATGCCCGTGTTGTTGTTGGCTTTGGATTGGACGACATTCCTTTTCTGCCAACCTTTTAG
- the tsf gene encoding translation elongation factor Ts, with protein sequence MAVTAAMVKELRQSTGAGMMDCKNALQENDGNIDAAIDWLRKKGLSKAAKKSSRVAAEGLVAVSVAGTDSAIIEMNSETDFVGRNEQFQDLVRDVASIALKSDGTVADILAANSSVSGKSVEATITDAVATIGENMTLRRAAKLSVSQGVVASYVHNSVAPNLGKIGVLVGMESSGDAEKLAALGKQIAMHIAASSPLALGPDDLDPSVVERERNVLIEQAKASGKPDGVVEKMVEGRIRKFYEEVTLLKQTFVIDPDVTVEGALERLAKEIGVDVKLSSFVLFKVGEGVEKEESDFAAEVAAAVKG encoded by the coding sequence ATGGCTGTAACAGCTGCAATGGTCAAGGAACTGCGCCAATCCACTGGCGCCGGCATGATGGATTGTAAGAACGCGCTTCAGGAAAATGACGGCAATATAGATGCTGCTATTGACTGGCTGCGTAAAAAGGGTCTTTCGAAGGCCGCCAAGAAATCCTCACGCGTGGCTGCTGAAGGCCTGGTTGCCGTATCGGTCGCTGGAACAGATTCTGCAATCATCGAGATGAACTCTGAAACTGACTTCGTTGGTCGCAACGAACAGTTCCAGGATCTTGTCCGCGATGTGGCGTCAATTGCGCTGAAATCTGATGGCACAGTCGCCGACATACTGGCCGCTAACTCCAGCGTCAGCGGCAAATCCGTCGAAGCAACAATCACAGACGCGGTTGCCACGATCGGTGAGAACATGACATTGCGCCGTGCGGCAAAGCTGTCTGTCTCTCAGGGTGTCGTTGCCAGCTATGTGCACAATTCAGTTGCACCAAATCTCGGCAAGATCGGTGTTCTGGTCGGCATGGAATCTTCTGGTGATGCTGAAAAATTGGCAGCACTTGGAAAACAGATTGCAATGCATATCGCTGCATCAAGCCCATTGGCTCTAGGTCCTGATGACCTTGATCCATCGGTTGTTGAGCGTGAGCGCAATGTGCTGATCGAACAGGCGAAAGCCTCCGGAAAGCCAGACGGTGTTGTGGAAAAAATGGTCGAAGGCCGTATTCGCAAGTTCTACGAAGAAGTGACCTTGTTGAAGCAGACTTTTGTTATTGATCCTGACGTGACTGTTGAAGGTGCTTTGGAGCGTCTCGCCAAGGAAATTGGTGTTGATGTGAAACTCTCATCCTTCGTTTTGTTCAAAGTCGGTGAAGGCGTTGAGAAAGAAGAATCAGATTTCGCAGCCGAAGTTGCGGCTGCCGTTAAAGGCTGA
- a CDS encoding 30S ribosomal protein S2 encodes MALPDFSMRQLLEAGVHFGHQTHRWNPKMDKHIFGARNNVHILDLAQTVPMLYQALQAVSDTVAKGGRVLIVGTKRQAADYVADSARRSAQYYVNARWLGGMLTNWQTMSKSIKRLRAVDETLNEGAQGLTKKERLSLTRERDKLERALGGIKDMGGIPNLLFVIDTNKESIALQEARRLNIPIAAIVDSNSDPDGIDFPVPGNDDAGRAISLYCDLIARAAIDGLSRGQTDMGIDLGASEEVPVELALAEPAEAPVAEAPVAEAAVAEAAPAAEEAVAVEEAPAVEEAPAAEADADAAPAALFDAPEGEPDDLKQISGVGPVLETKLHTLGIKKFSQVANFTADDITRVDDALSFKGRIDRDNWVEQATALAAK; translated from the coding sequence ATGGCTCTGCCCGATTTTTCTATGCGTCAATTGCTTGAAGCAGGCGTTCACTTTGGTCACCAAACACACCGCTGGAATCCCAAGATGGATAAACACATCTTCGGTGCCCGCAACAATGTTCACATCCTCGATCTGGCCCAGACTGTGCCGATGCTGTATCAGGCCCTTCAGGCTGTCAGCGACACGGTCGCAAAGGGCGGTCGCGTTCTGATCGTTGGAACAAAGCGTCAGGCTGCTGATTACGTAGCTGATTCCGCACGCCGTTCAGCGCAGTATTATGTGAATGCACGTTGGCTCGGCGGCATGCTCACAAACTGGCAGACAATGTCAAAGTCAATCAAACGCTTGCGTGCGGTTGATGAGACATTGAATGAAGGCGCACAAGGCCTGACCAAGAAAGAGCGCCTGTCCCTGACACGTGAGCGCGACAAGCTTGAACGCGCACTTGGTGGCATCAAGGACATGGGCGGCATTCCAAACCTCCTGTTCGTGATTGATACCAACAAGGAATCAATTGCCCTTCAGGAAGCACGTCGTCTCAACATTCCAATCGCGGCAATTGTTGACAGTAACAGCGATCCAGACGGAATTGATTTCCCGGTGCCTGGCAATGATGATGCTGGCCGGGCTATTAGCCTGTACTGCGATTTGATTGCGCGCGCTGCCATTGATGGGCTGTCCCGCGGACAGACCGATATGGGCATTGATCTGGGCGCGTCTGAGGAAGTTCCAGTGGAACTGGCTCTTGCAGAGCCTGCTGAAGCACCCGTCGCTGAAGCACCAGTCGCTGAAGCAGCAGTTGCCGAAGCAGCACCAGCAGCTGAAGAAGCTGTTGCGGTTGAAGAAGCGCCTGCGGTCGAAGAAGCACCAGCTGCTGAAGCCGATGCGGATGCTGCTCCAGCAGCATTGTTTGATGCGCCGGAAGGTGAGCCGGATGATCTGAAACAGATCTCTGGCGTTGGCCCCGTGCTTGAAACCAAATTGCACACGCTTGGTATCAAGAAGTTTTCTCAAGTAGCAAACTTCACGGCTGACGACATTACACGTGTCGACGATGCGCTGTCTTTCAAAGGTCGCATCGATCGTGATAACTGGGTTGAGCAGGCAACAGCTCTGGCAGCCAAGTAA
- a CDS encoding ABC transporter ATP-binding protein, whose amino-acid sequence MNNGVAVQPAMKLTGIEKTYGHGDATLTVLKDANLDLAAGEMVALVAPSGTGKSTLLHIAGLLEKPTSGEVYVGGAACHKLDDKALTRMRRTEIGIVYQFHHLLPEFTAVENIAMPMMIRGLDRAEAQKRAFTLLQYLHIDHRSKHRPAELSGGEQQRVAIARAVANSPRILLADEPTGNLDPKTSDYVFDALSQLVKESGLSALVATHNLDLAARMDRKITIQDQRIVAH is encoded by the coding sequence ATGAATAATGGCGTCGCAGTACAACCAGCCATGAAACTGACTGGTATTGAGAAAACCTACGGGCATGGCGATGCAACCCTCACCGTATTGAAGGATGCAAACCTCGACCTTGCTGCCGGTGAAATGGTTGCATTGGTGGCGCCCTCAGGCACCGGTAAATCAACCTTGCTCCACATCGCAGGGCTTCTTGAAAAGCCAACAAGCGGCGAAGTTTACGTGGGAGGCGCTGCCTGTCACAAGCTTGATGACAAGGCTCTGACGCGTATGAGGCGCACCGAGATTGGGATCGTCTATCAGTTTCATCATCTGCTGCCCGAATTCACGGCAGTTGAGAATATTGCAATGCCGATGATGATTCGTGGCTTGGACAGGGCAGAAGCGCAAAAAAGGGCATTCACGCTGCTTCAGTACCTTCATATTGACCATCGAAGCAAACACCGGCCCGCAGAGTTGTCGGGCGGTGAGCAGCAGCGTGTTGCCATTGCCAGGGCTGTTGCCAACAGCCCACGCATATTGCTTGCAGATGAGCCGACTGGAAATCTCGACCCGAAAACCTCTGACTATGTATTTGACGCTCTGTCGCAGCTTGTTAAAGAGTCCGGGTTATCCGCTTTGGTAGCCACGCACAATCTGGATCTGGCCGCCCGCATGGACAGAAAGATTACCATTCAAGATCAACGGATCGTTGCCCATTAA
- the proS gene encoding proline--tRNA ligase: MRLSRYFLPILKETPKEAEIVSHRLMLRAGMIRQQSAGIYSWLPFGHAVLKKVDQIVREEQNRAGAVELLMPTIQPADLWRESGRYDDYGKEMLRITDRHGRDMLFGPTNEEMIADIFRGSVKSYKDLPLNLYHIQWKFRDEVRPRFGVMRGREFLMKDAYSFDLTKEDARKSYNRMFVAYLRTYQRLGLTAIPMKADSGPIGGDMTHEFIVLADTGESEVYCHRDFLDLPVPGEDVDFDGDLSPWVDKYTAQYAATEEMHDEAAFAQIPEQDRVSARGIEVGHIFYFGTKYSDPMNARVAGPDGVDVPVHMGSYGIGVSRLVGAIIEASHDENGIIWPEAVAPFQIGLISLKAGHEATDAACDELYARLTKAGMSVLYDDRDMRAGGKFASMDLIGLPWQLIIGPKGVESGEIELKNRRTGERESLTPDAAFNKLQATLAS; encoded by the coding sequence ATGCGTCTTTCCCGTTACTTCCTGCCGATTCTAAAAGAAACGCCGAAAGAGGCGGAAATCGTCTCACACCGTCTGATGTTGCGCGCCGGAATGATCCGACAGCAATCCGCCGGGATTTATTCATGGCTGCCATTTGGGCATGCCGTTTTGAAAAAAGTCGATCAGATTGTACGTGAAGAACAGAATCGTGCCGGCGCGGTTGAATTGTTGATGCCAACTATTCAGCCCGCAGATTTATGGCGTGAAAGCGGGCGCTATGATGATTACGGCAAGGAAATGCTGCGCATCACAGATCGACATGGCAGGGACATGTTGTTTGGCCCGACCAATGAAGAAATGATCGCCGACATTTTTCGCGGGTCTGTAAAGTCCTACAAGGACCTGCCTTTGAATCTCTACCACATTCAATGGAAATTCCGAGACGAGGTGCGTCCCCGCTTTGGCGTGATGCGCGGTCGGGAATTTCTGATGAAGGACGCCTATTCGTTTGACCTGACCAAGGAAGATGCGCGCAAATCCTACAACCGCATGTTTGTGGCCTATCTGCGAACCTATCAGCGCCTTGGTCTGACTGCGATCCCGATGAAAGCGGACTCTGGGCCAATTGGCGGCGACATGACCCATGAATTCATTGTTTTGGCTGATACTGGCGAAAGCGAAGTGTATTGCCATCGTGATTTCCTGGACTTGCCTGTGCCGGGTGAAGATGTCGATTTCGATGGCGACTTGTCCCCATGGGTGGACAAATACACCGCTCAATATGCCGCCACCGAAGAAATGCACGATGAGGCAGCTTTTGCACAAATTCCGGAACAGGACCGGGTTTCGGCAAGGGGTATTGAAGTTGGTCATATTTTCTATTTCGGCACCAAATATTCAGACCCCATGAATGCCCGTGTTGCCGGACCGGACGGTGTAGATGTACCTGTCCATATGGGATCTTATGGCATTGGCGTGTCTCGCCTTGTGGGCGCGATTATCGAAGCAAGCCATGATGAAAACGGAATTATCTGGCCTGAAGCGGTCGCGCCTTTCCAGATTGGTTTGATCAGTTTGAAAGCTGGACACGAAGCCACAGACGCTGCTTGCGATGAGCTGTATGCGCGCCTTACTAAGGCCGGAATGTCCGTGCTTTACGATGATCGTGATATGCGCGCTGGCGGCAAGTTTGCGTCCATGGATTTGATCGGATTGCCTTGGCAATTGATCATTGGACCCAAGGGTGTCGAAAGTGGAGAAATTGAATTGAAGAATCGTCGTACCGGAGAGCGGGAAAGCCTGACACCGGATGCAGCCTTCAACAAGCTACAGGCCACGTTGGCTTCGTAA
- the pyrH gene encoding UMP kinase: MSLPYRRILLKLSGEALMGDLAFGIDNAVVKRIADEIAQVVALGVEIGVVVGGGNIFRGVSLAAKGADRVTGDQMGMLATVMNALALEGAINNTGCNARVMSAVGMPTICETFTHRKALKHLENHRVLIFAGGTGNPFFTTDSGAALRAVEMQCDALLKATQVDGIYTADPNKDPDAVRFDRISHQEVLSRGLQVMDTAAVSLAKDNNIPVVVFSIHEPGGLVEVAQGRGTATIVS; the protein is encoded by the coding sequence ATGTCGCTACCGTATCGCAGAATTCTCCTGAAACTTTCTGGTGAAGCTCTGATGGGAGACTTGGCCTTTGGTATAGACAATGCGGTGGTCAAGCGCATCGCCGACGAAATTGCACAAGTTGTTGCTCTGGGAGTTGAAATTGGTGTGGTCGTGGGCGGCGGAAACATTTTCCGCGGCGTCTCTCTTGCGGCCAAGGGTGCCGACCGTGTTACTGGCGATCAGATGGGCATGCTGGCTACAGTCATGAACGCTCTTGCCCTGGAAGGCGCTATCAACAACACGGGCTGCAACGCACGCGTTATGTCAGCAGTTGGCATGCCGACAATCTGCGAAACCTTTACCCACAGAAAAGCCCTGAAGCATCTTGAAAATCATCGCGTTCTGATTTTTGCAGGCGGAACCGGAAATCCATTTTTTACCACCGATAGTGGTGCCGCGCTGCGCGCAGTGGAAATGCAGTGCGATGCGTTGTTGAAGGCAACACAAGTGGATGGTATCTATACGGCTGATCCGAACAAGGACCCGGATGCCGTACGCTTCGACAGAATCAGCCATCAGGAAGTCCTGTCACGCGGATTGCAGGTCATGGACACGGCAGCGGTATCCCTTGCAAAGGACAACAACATACCGGTCGTCGTGTTTTCAATTCATGAGCCGGGCGGACTTGTAGAAGTTGCACAGGGCAGGGGCACAGCGACAATCGTGTCTTGA
- the dnaE gene encoding DNA polymerase III subunit alpha: MADPGFIHLRVHSAYSLLEGALQIGKLLELTKADAMPAVAITDTGNLFGALEFSDKAQSKGIQPIIGCQMAIDFADIEIDPRSRDGRNRPDVAYGNVVLLAMNETGFLNLSKLVSRSFLETDASTRSHTSLELLTELNDGLICLSGGLEGAIDQLIADRDDVRAASRLNTLAKMFGDRFYIEIQRHEHPAERYTERFLVNYAYEHDIALVATNEVFFPDQSDFEAHDALISIAQGRMVAEDDRRKLTAHHYFKSRAEMRDLFADIPEALENTVEIAQRCQFRPDKHDPILPNFTGEGSEPTAESEDTAQLLEREAAELRQQALDGLEQRLGQLGLAPGVDRETYDKRLAFELDVIVGMKYPGYFLIVADFIKWAKLNDVPVGPGRGSGAGSLVAWSLTITDIDPLRFSLLFERFLNPDRVSMPDFDIDFCQEKRDKVIRYVQRRYGAAQVAQIITFGTLQARAVLRDVGRVLQMPYGQVDRLCKMVPSTPANPMTLQEAIDTEPRLKEAGEEEEVVARLFSMATRLEGLYRHASTHAAGIVIGDRPLEQLVPLYRDPRSDMPVTQYNMKWVEQAGLVKFDFLGLKTLTILERAIGLIARRGIDVDLSTVPLEDKKTYEMLARGETAGVFQLESQGMRRALAGMKPDRFEDIIALVALYRPGPMDNIPTYNRRKHGLEEPDYMHPCLEEILKETHGVIIYQEQVMQIAQELSGYSLGEADLLRRAMGKKIKSEMDVQRERFVDGAVERKIAKAQANTIFDLVARFADYGFNKSHAAAYALVAYHTAYLKANYPVEFLAATMTLDMGNTDKLSDFRQEAVRMGVNVLPPSVAKSCYEFEVEDGQIVYALGALKGVGHNVIDEIVKTRSENPFDDLSDFAERVDAKVLNKRTLDALVCSGAFDVFADNRAQLDAGLDRVMAHAQRISENARSGQDELFGGAGIQKEKIILPDAQPWKTSVRLSKEHKAIGLYLTAHPLDEYKTVLEKLEIPRWEDFQAQVRKGKSAGKLAATIIGKQERKTRTGNRMGILVLSDPSGQYEATLYAERLTEYRERLEVGHSFIFTVGADTDDDTDEVRIRIQSLAPLEEIAEHGFSKLQIFAEQSEPFGAIAQQMTKLMVQDSGNSRGRGRKGGKISLILLLEDGRRETEIELPGSYKLSSDIAGSIKSINGVVHVALN, from the coding sequence ATGGCAGATCCGGGCTTTATCCACCTTCGTGTACATTCGGCCTATTCGCTGCTTGAGGGCGCATTGCAAATTGGAAAGTTGCTGGAGCTTACCAAAGCTGATGCTATGCCGGCTGTTGCTATAACGGACACCGGCAATCTGTTCGGCGCGCTAGAGTTTTCCGACAAAGCCCAATCCAAGGGCATCCAGCCAATCATCGGCTGTCAGATGGCAATCGATTTTGCGGACATTGAAATTGATCCGCGATCAAGAGATGGTCGGAACCGGCCGGATGTTGCCTATGGCAATGTCGTGTTGCTTGCAATGAACGAAACCGGTTTCCTCAACCTTTCAAAGCTTGTCAGCCGCAGCTTTCTGGAAACGGATGCGTCGACCCGTTCCCACACCTCACTTGAACTTCTGACTGAATTGAATGACGGACTGATTTGCCTGTCCGGTGGGCTGGAAGGGGCAATTGATCAATTGATCGCGGATCGGGACGACGTCCGCGCCGCATCAAGATTGAACACATTAGCCAAAATGTTCGGTGACCGATTCTATATTGAAATACAGCGTCATGAACATCCTGCTGAAAGGTACACTGAGCGTTTTCTGGTGAACTACGCCTATGAGCATGACATTGCACTGGTTGCCACCAATGAGGTCTTCTTTCCTGATCAGAGCGACTTTGAAGCTCATGATGCGCTGATTTCCATCGCGCAGGGGCGCATGGTTGCAGAAGATGATCGACGGAAGCTGACAGCACACCATTACTTCAAGAGCCGCGCGGAAATGCGGGATCTGTTTGCAGACATTCCCGAGGCTTTGGAAAACACGGTCGAGATTGCCCAAAGATGTCAATTTCGTCCGGACAAGCATGATCCGATCCTGCCGAATTTCACAGGTGAGGGGAGCGAACCAACAGCTGAGAGCGAAGACACGGCGCAACTGCTTGAGCGGGAAGCAGCGGAGTTGCGGCAGCAGGCTCTGGATGGACTGGAGCAACGGCTTGGCCAGTTGGGGCTGGCACCGGGCGTTGATCGGGAAACCTACGATAAGCGTCTGGCCTTCGAGTTGGATGTGATCGTTGGTATGAAGTATCCCGGCTATTTTCTCATCGTTGCCGACTTCATCAAATGGGCCAAGTTGAATGATGTGCCAGTTGGCCCAGGCCGTGGCTCTGGTGCCGGGTCTTTGGTGGCCTGGTCACTGACCATTACGGACATTGATCCGCTTCGCTTTTCCCTTCTGTTCGAACGGTTTCTGAACCCCGATCGCGTATCCATGCCCGATTTCGATATCGATTTCTGTCAGGAGAAGCGCGACAAGGTTATCCGCTATGTCCAGCGCCGCTACGGTGCGGCGCAGGTGGCTCAAATCATCACATTTGGAACTCTGCAGGCCAGAGCCGTTCTGCGGGACGTGGGCCGTGTTCTGCAAATGCCATATGGGCAGGTGGATCGTCTCTGCAAAATGGTGCCCTCGACACCAGCCAATCCTATGACGCTGCAAGAGGCGATTGATACTGAGCCTCGCCTCAAGGAAGCCGGTGAAGAGGAGGAGGTGGTCGCACGTCTGTTTTCCATGGCGACGCGCCTGGAAGGGCTCTACCGCCACGCTTCAACACATGCTGCTGGCATTGTCATTGGTGACCGTCCGCTGGAACAGCTGGTGCCCCTGTATCGCGATCCGCGATCTGACATGCCGGTTACTCAATACAATATGAAGTGGGTGGAGCAGGCGGGCCTGGTCAAATTCGATTTTCTGGGGCTCAAAACGCTGACGATCCTGGAGCGCGCCATCGGTCTTATCGCTCGACGTGGAATTGATGTTGATCTGAGCACTGTTCCATTGGAAGACAAAAAAACATACGAGATGCTGGCACGCGGCGAAACGGCTGGCGTCTTTCAATTGGAAAGTCAGGGCATGCGCCGTGCTTTGGCGGGCATGAAGCCGGATAGATTTGAAGACATCATTGCGCTTGTGGCTCTCTACCGTCCGGGCCCCATGGACAACATTCCAACCTATAACCGGCGCAAACACGGGCTGGAAGAACCCGACTACATGCATCCATGCCTGGAGGAAATCCTGAAAGAAACCCATGGGGTTATCATCTATCAGGAACAGGTAATGCAGATTGCTCAGGAATTGTCTGGCTATTCCCTGGGCGAAGCGGATTTGCTGCGCCGTGCCATGGGTAAGAAAATCAAATCCGAGATGGATGTCCAGCGCGAGCGTTTCGTGGATGGCGCCGTTGAGCGCAAGATTGCGAAAGCCCAGGCCAATACAATTTTCGACCTGGTAGCCCGCTTTGCAGATTATGGATTCAACAAATCCCACGCTGCAGCCTATGCACTGGTCGCCTATCACACGGCCTATTTGAAAGCGAATTATCCAGTTGAGTTTCTGGCCGCTACCATGACACTCGATATGGGCAATACGGACAAATTGTCTGACTTTCGGCAGGAAGCCGTTCGTATGGGAGTTAATGTGCTGCCGCCGAGCGTCGCCAAATCCTGCTACGAGTTTGAAGTTGAGGATGGTCAGATTGTCTATGCTTTGGGGGCACTGAAAGGTGTTGGTCACAATGTCATCGACGAGATTGTAAAGACCCGCAGTGAAAATCCGTTTGACGATCTGTCGGATTTCGCAGAGCGGGTTGATGCCAAAGTGCTCAACAAAAGGACGCTGGATGCGCTGGTCTGCTCAGGCGCTTTTGACGTCTTTGCTGATAATCGTGCTCAATTGGACGCCGGGCTGGACCGCGTCATGGCACACGCACAACGCATTAGTGAAAACGCGCGTAGTGGGCAGGATGAACTGTTTGGCGGTGCGGGAATCCAGAAAGAAAAGATCATTCTGCCGGACGCACAACCCTGGAAGACATCCGTCCGTTTGTCCAAAGAGCACAAGGCCATTGGATTATATCTGACGGCCCATCCATTGGACGAATACAAGACGGTGCTGGAGAAATTGGAAATTCCGCGCTGGGAAGATTTTCAGGCACAGGTGCGAAAAGGCAAAAGCGCTGGCAAGCTGGCTGCAACAATCATCGGCAAGCAGGAACGAAAAACGCGCACCGGGAACCGAATGGGCATTCTGGTGCTTTCTGATCCGTCAGGACAGTACGAAGCAACGCTTTATGCAGAAAGACTGACTGAATACCGCGAGCGCCTGGAAGTGGGGCATTCTTTCATATTCACCGTGGGCGCCGATACAGATGACGACACAGATGAGGTGCGCATTCGCATTCAGTCATTGGCCCCGCTTGAAGAAATAGCAGAACACGGCTTTTCCAAACTTCAGATTTTTGCCGAACAAAGCGAACCTTTTGGCGCGATTGCGCAGCAGATGACCAAATTGATGGTGCAGGATAGCGGCAATTCCCGCGGGCGTGGACGTAAAGGTGGCAAAATCTCTTTGATATTGCTGTTGGAAGACGGGCGCCGCGAAACGGAAATCGAATTGCCGGGCAGCTACAAGCTATCTTCCGACATTGCCGGCTCCATAAAATCCATCAATGGCGTGGTTCACGTCGCTCTGAATTGA